GGTGGAAATGACCTTTAAATGACCTTAAAAAGTCATCATTTTAAGACACTGGTTCACTGTTACTTAGTGaccataaaattaaattattagcaATTGAAAGAATTACCTTTTCTAAGAGCACTTCTCTTTCAATTTCTACTTCTTCACTCCAAACAGTCATATCATTCTTAGTTTTCTGTGTTACAGTCAGAATCAGTAGTTTGCTATTAGCTACTTCTGGAAACAGTGATTCAAAATCtacaaataagaataaatattccAGGTAGAAAAGAATTTGATTTCtaaagaacaaatttttaaagaaggttAAAAGtacttctttagaaaaatgctgATTAAGTAAAATTACTGTGGCAttagatttttataaatgtatattatttttgaaaagggtAAAATTAAACTTAGTTTTGTTTACTTCTGCTTTTGTTGGATGAACTGAAATATTAATACCAACAATCCTGAAGGGTAAATAGGATTACACATTATTTGGggttaatataattttcaaaaatgcctACTAAGATTTTTCAGTATTATATTAACTCATAAAATTATAACTCTAATGATCACCCAGGAGTAAAAATGACTTTAATTTACCCTtaggaaaaaagttataaaaattttacTCTTCCTATCTAATGGCAGCATGAGGTCAGATGTCACAGGACATTTGAAAGCCTTTATCTGGGTCATGCAATCACTTCCAGCCAGATACAGTAAAATATGATATTAAGGTATAGAGCATTCCAATTTCTATAGAGGACATTattcaacatattaaaaaattagtaacAGTGCTTCAAAATATAAAGCATGACGTACCTTTTCGCAGCAATTCCGGACATGTTTGTATTGCACACTCTACTCTGGCACTTTCAAAGTAAGTTTCTGCACTGTTAATTTCTTGTTCAACAGGTGCATCATTACCCTAAGGAGAACAAGGATGTAAGTCAACAAAATCTGGAGTTCAAATAGAACGGTATCTTGCCTGTTATAAACTTGTCTTCCTTagaaagctttttgtttgtttttacaaataattataatcTATCTGGGAGGTGAGGTAATGATGTTTTTTCATTTACTCAAACTTTTCTCTACAATGAATATAAGATTTGGAAGTTCAAAAAATGTGAATACAGCAGAGCATGACTATATAAATATACTGATATTCTAAAACTTGCTATGAACAGAAATTGGCTAAGTAACTAAAATGCCATAATGTGTCTCATAATGTTACGTCCTCTATTTTAtggtaatatatttaattatcttttcttctataatctgtaaaatggggataatgatactAACTTACAAGATACATGACTAAATAATACAGCCTCTCCTACAGGAAGAGCTTAGAGGCTTTTATTCAACTGAAATTTACTGAGAGCCTACTATACATCAGGCACTATGACAGGAGAAGGTACTGCAATGGTAAAAAATTCAGTCCTTACTTTCAGCGATTTCAggcctaataaaaaaaaaaaagcacaagcaaATAAATGCAATTCAATATGACAAGTGCTATCGAGTTACGAATAAAGTCTTCTAGGGGcacagatgaggaagaaacaCTTTGCTGGGAAGAATCAGGAAATGATTGAAATGGTGATATTTGAGCTACAAGTTAATATATCTGACAGGTAAAAAATAGGTGGTATAGAGATTATGAATTCAGGAGGAAAAACAGTGCAGCAAAAGACAATAAAGTGCAAAGACACAGAATGTTGTATTCAAGAAAAATGGCAAGTATGTTGTGGCTGGAGTACAGAGGGAATAGGAAGTAGTGGCAGATAAGGTGGGAAGGATAAGGGATCAAAATTGTGAAATGCCATTTATTCAGCATTAAGAAATTTGGACTTTAGTCTACAGGCAATGAGAAATAGCAAtatcaaatgcaaaaattagccaggaatggtggcatatgcctgtaatccctgctcgttgggagggtgaggcatgagaactgcttgaacttgggaggcagaggttgcaatgagccaagatcgtgccattgcactccagcctgggcaacagagcaaacctctgtctcaaaaaaaaaaaaaaaaatcttgtggaCTAGAGATTATTACTATCCTCATTTGACATATAAAGAAACaggagtggccaggcatggtggctcacgcctgtaatcccagaactttgggaggccgaggcagccggatcacgaggtctggcgatcgagaccatcctggccaacacggtgaaaccccacctctactaaaaatacaataattagtcgggtgtggtggtgcgcgcctgtaatctcagctacagaACAGAAATTGGCTAAGTAACTAAAAtgcagcaggctgaggcaggagaatcacttgaactagggagtcggaggttgcagtgagtcaagatcgcaccactgcactccagcctggtgacttcatctcaaaacGAGATGaagcgagacttcatctcgaaacaaaaaaacaaacaaaacgacaacaacaaaaaagaaacaggagcttAGAAAGGTTAAGTATTTTCCTCGAGGTCACAAAATTAAGTAAGCTGCAGAGTCAATCTTTAAACCCAGATTTATTCTATCTTCATTGTGTGTCATGCTATAATGACTCTAAAAATCCAGGTAAGACAAACAGGCCTTGAACTCTGGCAAAGAATTGAAAGGACACTAATATTTTAGGAGCAACTTGAGAGAAAAAAGCGatgtgatttttatattatttatagtgATATGATAGAGAAGGTTGGTGCTCTAAGTTTTATCTTAGGAGAAAGGGGAGGATGGTTATTCCACTAACAGTATTGGTTATATGGGAGTTAGAACAggtttttaagggaaaaaaaaaatattacttcaGTATTAGACACACAAAATCTGGGAACTTGCGAGACATCCAAACAAAGATGGTTCAGTAGGCATACAGAAATATAGAACTGGAAAtgtcagaaagagaaatactgaattagaaattataaaaacatagaCTGTGGAGGAGGCCAACGGATTAAGTGACCAAGGGTTGATTCAAATGAGAAGTTGTAGGACAGAAACTTAGGGGAAATGTAATTTAATTGACAGACAGGAAGAACAAGAAGCCAAGAAGGCTGAGAAGGAATTATCTGATAAAAACATAGGACTGGTCAACTGTGTCTCAGTGTCAGGTCATCTAATATAACTCAAAAGTAAGGTTTGCTGCTGCTTATAATATggctttgattaaaaaaaaaaaaaacaactcagcctaaaactatgcaaaaatatgaaaaatgataaacatcAGGGGTTTGACAGGAACCCTGAATTGCATGTAGCTTTCCACTTTAAACAATCACAAATGcaagttaaaaatgtttaaaaatgaaaaaaaaaaaccaaccttaagaaattatttaagaaaaaataaacttatgaAACTGGGTCCTTTTTATTATTGTATCTGAACAATTTCAGAGATCTCAAATTTTTCTTAAGCTTTTAAATGGCTAGAGGAATACAGAACCAGTTGGAATCAGATCCATGTacaaatttaattgccatttattaaaagtgaaaaacaggaaACCTAAATTTCCAGTATATAGATATAATTACATTATATCTatacttaaaaacatatttttgaagaaatattttaaaaatattataatctaCAGTACAAAAATTATATAGCAAACACTTTGTAGAGGACAATGCCAAGTCTTCCAAAGCTATATATGCTGTTTTTGTATATACAGGTATTGgaattgatttttaactttttcaacaaaagtaaTATGTTTATAATAATCAAGAGTAATATAGCATTAACAATCAGGAAACCACAATAAATGTTACCAACAATTTACCTGAAATTCATTCACATATTGTGCCATCACAAACTCATGTCTTTCACTTGACAAAGGTTCTGCTAGAACATCAGGCAAAGTTTTATGAACCAGGCTTTTCTTCTGTGAAGAAGTCCCATTGAGGTGACAATCAAAACCTATGTTCCCAGGAAGCTGGAACCTCTGATCTTGAGGTCCGAAGGGTCCCATAGTTTCATCAGGCCACACTGTTCGAGAGCctgaagagaaacaacaaaaggaaCAGTTTCTCCTTAATAGTCAAGTATATTGGTAGACTGAAAGAATGTTCttcttaaaattatgtatatttttatctaaaagatctttaaaatctgttttcccaTGTGAATATAGATAGTTTCCTATTGTTTCCAAAACACTAATCAAAGCAACTGATTGACAGATTATAGGCAAGTCTGTTATTAGGGGAAAGACTGAATAAAATAATCCATACTAAGAAATGCTTGAATGTCATTAAAAACAAGACAATAAACCTTTACGTACTGACACTGAATGAAATCCAGGATACaatgcattaaaagaaaaagctaagtCAAAGAACAGCATGTATAATAACATTTACATCCTCATATTTGTGTATTGTTtcgttctgttttgtttttgagacaggtctctgtcatccaggctgtagtacagtggtgtgatcgcagctcactgaagccttgacctctgcggtccacctcagcctcgcaagtagctggaaccacaggtgcacaccaccatgcccagctaattttgtttatttttggtagagacaaggtctcctcctccctcagcctccccaagtgttgggattatagtcatgagccactgtgccaggcccatgTTTTTAAGTAAAGAGAAGATCTAAAATGAAAGACGCTAAACTTAGTAATGGTCGTCTGGAGAGGGTCATTCTGCTGCTGTTATCTGGTGGCACAAAacatgaatgggaaaaaaaattatgcatcACGTGACCTAATGCTCTGTTTACCAGCCACGTGAGTTAACATGGATTGCAAATACAGAACAAACCACATTACTTTATTcacttaaaacttaaaaacaatactaacttacaaaaaattcaaaaagattcagaagagaataaagtagaaaattaaactaaaaattactCAGAGTGGCGATTTGGGCTTACAGAAACAGGGACAACTGCTATGCAtattacttagcaataaaaatagatatttaaaaatatcctgtCAGAGAACTAAGTAACTGAAAATGGCTATGTCAGTATGGCTGCCTCATTCCTAGatcatgagccaccatatccctCTTCTACACTTAGGGCATACATCGCCCATCAATTATGGAACCATTTCCTGCTGAACCCAGACGATGTCTCAAGATTCTCAACATAAACTCTAGTccaatgcttctcaaactctaAAGGTGTACTTAAGATACATCTGGGATCTAgtttaaatgcagattctgatttaacaggtctggagtggggctcaagattttgcatttctaacaagctcctaaATGATACTGATGCAGATCATGTTGACTAACAAGGCTCTATACAGACAGCCACTAATGACTACTCAAGTCACTTCCCAAGAGAAAACCTGTTAGCTATTTTTGAACAAGATGGTTTTTAAAGGTCTAACAATCTCTAGTTCTCTTTACAGAAAACACACGTCCCATATTAATAGATTTGGGCAGTGGATTTGACCGTATGTTTACTGGtcattttaggttttcttttctgggaaaggcctattcatgtccttttgttttctgatttttctttcggGTTGTCTTTTCCTATTGATCTATTacaaattctttatatattccagataccAATCCCTTACATAATTTGAATGGCAAATctttcatttattataaatatatggttAGTCTTCGGGTGATGTAAATTGGGGAGTAGTCAGAGAGTTAGAAAACTTGGAGCAGGATGGACGGCTCTGAATGCTCAAGTGAACTTAAATTACACTGTAAGTAGTGTGTGCCATGAAAAAAGGATTCCATGTCCAATATCTTTGGGACACATTAGGTTAAGTTTCTAAGAGTCTTTAATATTTTAGTGTGCATTATAAGCCTCCAAGACAGGAATATGGCATATAGCATTTCTCAAACTTACCTACCACAGAGACTATCCCCCCTAcccccactttttctttttaaccttgaATAATGCTTCATGGCTTGACGTTAGTCTGGGAACTACTGCTGAAAGCAATGAAAGGTACCAGGTTTTTCAAGAAAGTGACgtggttaaaatattttagaatgattAGCATGGTAGTGGTGTACCAAACAGATGAGAATAGACTTTGTAGAAAGCAGGTAAGTTAAATAAACACTAACACATAAAAAGTACAAGGTACACTTATGAAATTTAGcaaagaatgggaagaaataataatatgGTTTAACAGGACCAAAAGGAGATTTGTTTCAGGGAAGACTCTATGTTTGAAGATAGAAAAAGTTTAAGAAGTTTTAGAAACCAGtacttattctttcttccttttttatactGTAGCTTTCTGACATAAATATATTTAGGCAGAGCTGTGATTCATTTTCAACAGAATAAACACAACTTCAGAAAAATCCATTAAGCCTTAAGAAGAAATATTAGAGGAAATACAACTAGAAATGTTTTGAAACAATTATAAGTAAAGCAATAACAACTTTCACTTGCATATATCTGGAGGTGCAGCGGCCACATGAGACTCATCTGAACCTGACGATCCTGCAGTCGAAAAGGCTCTGGGATTGACAACCCTTTTAACTAAAGAGCAAAATCCTGGGAGATAGGAAACCAGTCTGGCTCTGTTACAAAGCACctaaaaatgacacaaaattaaaattatttcttctgaataTAAATGTTATACTTACATAGATAATCTCTGGCAAATCTTCACACTGCaaggttcttttaaaaatcaacattctacttttactgaacacctactatatgaCAAGCATTAtgtgtatttgtaattttaaaactaaaaataaatattgaaaaaaaacaagtaatgagTTAGTTTGGGTAAAAGTCTATGTACTTTTCAATAAAGGCTAGAATTCAAGAGTGTCACACATGAGAGAATAGACATCTAAAAGTTGTCTTACTTAGACACACTAAAAAGGTAGCACAACGAAGAAGATTCTTCTATCCTcaataaagaactctcaaaacatCTCTTTGGACCAAAATCTGTTACTTTCGaactttcctctcttcttttactGCTATAAATTATGCTAATTCTCTCCCATACTGTCCTTTCATTGTGGTTTCATGGCAATGTCTGCTTTTCTCCATTTCAGCACGTATCTTTGTggtacatttttttctacttgtatGTTCACTTACTAGACTGTGAGATCACGTATTACAATGGATGAATGTGTAAATATCTTTCATTCACAAAATTTTTCACAAAGTACTTGGGTCAGAACAATTTAATGCAGGGATTGGCGAATGATTTCCCAATACAGCCCACTGTTttagtaaataaagttttactgtaACATAGCCATACTAATTTATGTATTGCCTATGGTCACTTTCCCACCATAATGGCACAGTTAAGTAGTTACAAGAGAGATTCTATggcccacaaagtctaaaatatgcACTATCCGGATATTtgtattaaaacacacacacacactggcaaCTCTCAGTTTAGTGAAAAAGATATTAAGAACAAACACCAAATCATCTGTGAAATGCCATGAAAAGATTTGAATAATTATTAAGAAATCTTTGGGAGAAAAGGTAATTAATTTCATGGAGGATATACTAAGCTTTGAAGACAATAAAAATTTGCTTGGGAAAAGGTGCATTTCAACCAGTGACTTTCAGGAACAAAGGAATAGAGACATATTTCAAAGAGTGACAAATTCAGTGAGGGTAGGTATAAGAATGCAATAAAAAAAAGGTTTGAAATTGAACTTATGGGCAACTATATAAGACTGTATATTTAACTCAGATGGTAAAGGGCTTGTTACATCAAGATAGTCAGAATTTTAATTTGTAGGCAGGAAAGAGTCAGAgtaaactgacaaaaacaaaggCTGTTTCAAGAAATGTACCACTAAGGGCGGTATAAAAAATGGACTGGAGGAGCAGTAGAGAGGTGGTGTGAAAATTAGTTACTAGGATATTGGAAAAATCCAGCCATCTGACACTTGAGAATTATTCTATTTCCCTTTCACAAAGTAGAGTATTCTAAAATTCAACCTATTTTTTCCTTCCACCTTTGTCACCGTTAAGTATAAGAGTGCATCCTAACTggtctttttgtctttctgacaTAATTTCCTACAAATTTACCCTCACTTCCCTTACTCTACTTTTCAATCACATAAAAATATCTCCCTGACATTTCCcatatttctcttcattctttataCTGCCGTAAGATTTCTTCTAGAAGATACTGTTTCCTTATCGTTCTAGAAAATTCTAGCAAATTCTTACTTTTTAAGACCTGTATAAATATAACCTCCTTGGTGATACGTGTCTCCAAATAATTCTGTCTGCCTAAAATTTAAGCAGCCTCTCTTGGGGTCTGTACCCAACTtgcc
This sequence is a window from Theropithecus gelada isolate Dixy unplaced genomic scaffold, Tgel_1.0 HiC_scaffold_16137, whole genome shotgun sequence. Protein-coding genes within it:
- the LOC112617383 gene encoding methylmalonic aciduria and homocystinuria type D protein, mitochondrial; this translates as MANVLCNRARLVSYLPGFCSLVKRVVNPRAFSTAGSSGSDESHVAAAPPDICSRTVWPDETMGPFGPQDQRFQLPGNIGFDCHLNGTSSQKKSLVHKTLPDVLAEPLSSERHEFVMAQYVNEFQGNDAPVEQEINSAETYFESARVECAIQTCPELLRKDFESLFPEVANSKLLILTVTQKTKNDMTVWSEEVEIEREVLLEKFINGAKEICYALRAEGYWADFIDPSSGLAFFGPYTNNTLFETDERYRHLGFSVDDLGCCKVIRHSLWGTHVVVGSIFTNATPDSHIMKKLSGN